From Acidobacteriota bacterium, a single genomic window includes:
- a CDS encoding CapA family protein, whose amino-acid sequence MGEKAMHLSRKDTSFAKMAADRNCRPSRDKGVFKVPIFAALILLLASGVASQTQTVEIVAVGDILLSRGLERKIGKFGADYPFATVSGTLSGADLAFGNLENPLTGKCRKAEKKYQFQADPSSAKILSNAGFDVLSLANNHSLDCGDVGLFQTIQNLTDNNLQAIGVAENTANIQSPVYFVKKGIKIGFLAFTAIRPDLKRSVYPNLAIADPKLIARSIAETRKHAAVVVVSFHWGTEYASRPNTEQIELANIAVEAGADVILGHHPHVLQGFSVFQNEGSKRRSFIAYSLGNFVFDSPKSLIAKTAESVILKIRVGENGFVSAEAIPVLIENYRPEIAAGNSKELILKRLNRQSENWEQ is encoded by the coding sequence ATGGGCGAAAAGGCAATGCACTTGAGCCGCAAAGATACTTCGTTTGCCAAAATGGCCGCAGATCGGAATTGCCGGCCGTCTCGCGATAAAGGTGTTTTCAAGGTTCCGATATTTGCCGCGCTCATTCTTTTGCTGGCTTCGGGAGTTGCGTCTCAGACCCAAACCGTCGAAATCGTTGCCGTTGGCGATATCTTGCTGTCAAGAGGTTTGGAAAGGAAGATCGGGAAGTTCGGAGCAGACTATCCGTTTGCGACTGTAAGCGGGACATTGTCCGGCGCGGATTTGGCTTTCGGGAATCTCGAAAATCCCTTAACCGGCAAATGCAGAAAAGCCGAGAAGAAATATCAATTCCAAGCAGATCCGAGTTCGGCCAAAATTCTCTCGAATGCCGGATTTGACGTGCTGTCGCTCGCCAACAATCACAGTCTGGATTGCGGCGACGTCGGATTGTTCCAGACAATTCAAAACCTTACGGACAACAACCTCCAGGCAATTGGAGTAGCCGAAAACACGGCAAACATCCAATCTCCGGTTTATTTTGTGAAGAAAGGGATCAAGATCGGTTTCCTCGCTTTTACGGCAATCCGTCCGGATCTCAAACGAAGTGTTTATCCGAATCTGGCGATCGCAGATCCGAAGCTGATCGCGCGATCGATTGCCGAAACACGAAAACACGCCGCCGTGGTTGTAGTCTCATTTCATTGGGGGACGGAATACGCTTCCCGTCCAAACACCGAACAAATCGAGCTCGCGAACATCGCGGTTGAAGCGGGTGCCGACGTAATTCTGGGGCATCACCCGCACGTATTGCAGGGATTTTCCGTCTTTCAAAACGAAGGTTCAAAGCGAAGGTCCTTCATCGCGTATTCGCTCGGGAATTTCGTTTTCGATTCACCAAAGTCCCTGATAGCAAAAACGGCCGAAAGCGTGATTCTCAAGATCCGCGTCGGGGAAAACGGTTTCGTGAGTGCGGAGGCGATTCCGGTCCTGATTGAAAATTATCGGCCCGAAATCGCGGCCGGGAATTCCAAAGAGCTGATCTTGAAGCGCTTGAATCGGCAATCGGAGAATTGGGAGCAATGA